CCCATCATTCCCGTTTTGGTAGCTACAGGACTGTTCATGGGATTGCGCGGATTACTTACCCAGAATGAAATTTTGGCGTTGTTCGGTGCAACACCGGATGATATCTCGGCCAATTTCCTGTTGTTCACTCAGATCCTGACGGATACGGCCTTTGCATTTCTGCCTGCACTTGTAGCGTGGTCTGCATTCCGCGTGTTTGGCGGAAGTCCGGTACTTGGTATCGTACTGGGGCTAATGCTGGTTAATCCCGCATTACCCAATGCTTACGCGGTGGCTGATGGATCAGCACAGCCGCTGCATATGTTCGGTTTCATACCTGTCGTGGGTTATCAGGGATCGGTTCTGCCTGCGTTCTTTGTAGGTTTGATTGGAGCCAAGTTTGAAAAGGTATTAAGAAGACGGGTGCCTGAGGCACTGGACTTAATTCTGACTCCTTTTATTACGTTAACGGTTATGATCACACTTGGATTATTCGCGATTGGTCCCGTATTCCATTCCCTAGAAGAGTGGGTGCTGCATGGAACAACTGCCGTATTGGATCTGCCGTTTGGAATCGCTGGTATTATCATTGGATTCTTCCATCAGATTATTGTCGTTACCGGTGTACATCACATTTTTAATTTCTTGGAGATTCAACTACTGGAGAAAACGGGATTCAATCCGTTCAACGCAATCATTACCTGTGCTATGGCAGCACAAGGAGCAGCTTGTCTCGCAGTCGGTCTGAAGACCAAAAATATGAAACTCAAAGCACTCGCGTTGCCTTCGTCTTTGTCCGCATTTCTAGGGATTACCGAACCAGCGATCTTCGGTGTTAACTTGCGTTATATGAAACCATTTATTATGGGACTGGTTGGTGGTGGTGTGGGTGGTTTCATCGCTTCCCTGTTCCATCTGCAAGGTACGGGCATGGCTGTAACGGTTATTCCCGGTACACTGCTTTATCTGAACAGTCAACTGCCGTTGTATATCTTGTCCAACGTGGTTGCCATGGCCATTGCTTTTACACTCACCTGGTTCTTTGGCTATAAGGATCAACTAGTTGCAGAGGAATCCGCAAGCAATGACAACAGTGGAGTAACATCAACTGAAGTTAAAGCAGTGGAATCTAATCCGCGTATTAATTCAGTTACCGATGCCGTTACAAGCAATCGTCCTAAGGTAGATTTTCTCGAAATCGCTTCGCCAATGAACGGTACCGTCGTTTCTCTGGAGCAGGTTCCTGACCCGGCGTTCTCTGAAAAACACATGGGTGAAGGCATTGCCATTGAGCCATCAGAAGGAAAAGTGTACGCACCGTTTGATGGAGTCATCGCACATGTCATGAACAAGAGTAAACATGCGGTGATTCTGGAGCATGAGACCGGTGTACAGATGCTGGTTCATATCGGAATAAATACGGTTGGACTAAAAGGAACCGGTTTTACCGCACATGTGAATAGCGGAGATCGTGTAACTGCAGGTCAATTGTTGATTGAATTTGACATGGATGTCATTCAGGCTGCGGGTCTGCCTTTGATTACACCTGTGTTGATCCCAAGTGGAAACGAAACGATAGCAACTGTTACAGCAACGTCATCGGGCCATGTTCAAGCCAATGGAGAAGCAGTACTTGTAGTAAAATTCAAAGAACCTCAATAAGTGACCGATTGAAATAGAAATGTACTGGAACATGGATGTTGAAAAATACAAATCATAAAAGGCAAAGGGAACTGGTATGTATCATCAGGTTTCCTTTGCATTTTTGCATTACTTTCAGCCAAGGTATTAAGACATCTTGCTTTGAATCTGTGCATGTAAGCGATTAAAAAGAGATATATCTTCGATTATGGCTCGGTTAATCAGATTTCTTGAATCACTTATGATTGACCGAGAAATATGGAGAATAACAGAGTAAAGAGTGCATTATACAAGATATGAACAGGATTACGGTCTAGAATCAACCAGGAAGGTGCAGAATCGGATACGGTTCAATTGCGGAAAGGCAGACAGAGGACTATGATTCGCACATAAGATACTTGAGATGATATATGCAGGATCTGATGTGAAGGCGAGGTAGACAGCAATGGATGAAGCAATGATTGTTGTATCAGCAGGACACAGTGCAGCGGGGATGAATTTTGTAGATTTATTACTGAAAAAGGGATTAGCCTTCGTTGTGCTTGTACACAGTGAAGAGGAACGGGAACAACTTCAAACCCTTGGAGCATTTCCTGTGCGATATATTCAAGAAACGGAAGGGATGCAACAGACTCGTCCCGAATATATGGTCACAAATGCATTTGTGTTCGAGAATAATCTGCCTCAATGTTGCCAGGATATCCAGTTGTGTCACAGCTGGTATCCGCAACATCTCTATGTCGTTTCCAGTAACAAGGCTCCAGTTGGTCTTGTATATAAAGGGCTTGGTGCGACGTATGTCATTCATAGCCAGAGTGGGAATGTTTCGTTTTTATTGTGAACGGTCATTCATAAAGGATGTGGAAGGAATATCTGATTAAAAGGAAAAACGTTCTGTTCGAACCGATGGCTCTGGACAGAACGTTTCGTGATTCCCACAGGTATAGATCAAGTGGGGAATCCTTATAACTATTATGAAGCTACGCCAACAACGCTGGTTCCATTTTTCGTGATTTTGTACGTCAGCACATCTCCGTTCCAGAAATGGAACTTAAGCGTGACTTCGCCATCATTGGTTTCATTGAAGAAGTTAGGTTTCAGCTCAATCACATTACGTTCGTAATCTGGGCTAAATGTGTAGGAGAATTCTTTGAACGAAGTCCAGTTCTGTGGACCGGCGTTTTCTCCGTTTGCATATGTTGCTTCCATCGTGGCCAGTTGGTTCCCGTTAAACGTAGTCGGAATGGCAAATGCACTGGTTGTACCAGTTGCATCGTTCAACTTAGGTGTGTCATATTTAATGATATTGAAGTTCCAGTCAGCACCTTCATTGAATCCAGCCGTGAGTGTGGCATTTACGCCCAAATCACCAGAGGTTGTCAATTTGGTTAACAGATTGGATTTTAACGTAAGCACATCTTTTTTGATTGTATAGTCTTTACCTCTGACAAGAGGGGTGGTGCCATTTTTCAACGAATTGAATTTGTTCCCATTCAGATTGAGCTTTACCTTCTTATCTTGAATAGCTTCATTTTGTTTAAGATATACGAGGTCCGTTTCGGCTGTGGATGAGCGACCTGTCCAGCTGGCTTTCATGGTATCAAATAATTCCTGATCAGACCAGGTAAAACTTGTGCGACCGAAGTGTTGTCCGTTATCCCACAACATCGTTGTCATCTGTTTTTGACGCAGATATTGTCCAACAAATTCGAAGAATTTCAGTTTTTCGCCTTGCTCAATGACACCTGTGTGCTGGTCAAACCCAAGCAAGCCATACTCACCGACGATAACCGGAATGCCTTTCGCTGTAAAAGCATTGTATACTCGATCAAATGTGTCTGTAACGTCCTTCTGTACTTCCTCGTTATACTTGGTGTAACCTGCGATGTTCACACTGAATGGCCAGAACCCGTAGTAGTGAACGGTTGCAATAATATTGCTGTCATTCAATTTTTGAATGGTCTTATTCAGTTCATCCAGATCAGGCTGAGCGGAAGAGGTATGCATCGTTGGAAGCACAAGTGGACGTGTCTCGTTGTTTCCACCCGAAGTTCTTACGATCTTGTGAAAAGAAGTATTCAATTCGTCCAGCATGCGATACCCAATCGCTGCATCCGTTGTGCCACCTTCGGAAAAGCGTGGTTCGTTAACACTTTCAAACATGAGCTTATCGGATGCATCTTTGAATTTGTCCGCAATCTGAGTCCAAGCAGAGTTATAACGTGCAAGCACGTTGTCATGGTCTTTCTCCATGTAACTGATCCAGCGCCAGGAATCATGGTGAAGATTGATCATGACGTAGAGATCCGCATCGAGGGCCCAGTTTACCACTTCTTGAACCCGATTTATGTAAGCGGAATCAATTATGTAGTCGGGTGCGTCACCGATATGGGCTTCCCAGGTCACAGGGATACGGATACTGTTGTAGCCCTCAGCTGCGATCGATTGAATTAGTTCCTTTGTGATGCGCGGATTGCCCCAGGCTGTCTCATCTTCACCAACGGCGTCCAGAGAGTTACCCAGATTCCAGCCAGGCTCCATGGCGTTTACATAGGTCTGCATTTTGCTTGGAGCGGGTGATGCACTGGCCTGTTCGCTGTTGTCAGTTGCAGCTGAAGCCATAGCGGAGGAGAATAGAGATAGAATCATGGCAGTCACAAGCGTAAGAGATAGGACTGATTTGCGGTTTTTTTTCATTAATATAGTCTCCTTCGAATAGAGAATGGTTGAACGTGAATAGCGGTTAAGCAGGGTGTAAATAGAGGCTCAACACAAACAAAAATTCACTTGTTTAATGCTGGAATCACCACCGATTTATGCACTGAAAGCGTTTTCGTAATTTACTATATCATGATTTAATATTGGACAATACCTGCACAATTGGAATAAAAATCATGTGAAAATCAGTGATTGCTTTTTGATGATAATTAGATTTAAATACCCTGGGAGGGATCTAATATGAAACTGGATGCACATCAACATTTCTGGGAATACAATGTCGCCGAGTACGGATGGATTGGGGAAGAGATGAAAACCATTCGTCAATCTTTTCTTCCTGAAGATCTTGAACCTTTATTGGTCCAATCCGGACTGGATGGATGTATTGCGGTACAAGCCAGACAATCACTGACAGAAACCGAGTGGCTTCTGCAGTTGGCAGATCGGCATGAATGTATCAAAGGTGTTGTCGGATGGGTGGACCTTTGTTCGGATGAAGTTCGGAATCAGCTTGAATTGTTCGCGTCCAATCCGTATCTGAAGGGCGTACGACATGTCATACAGGATGAACCTGATCTGAAGTATGTATTGAGAGAAGACTTTCAGCGCGGAATCTCATTGCTAAAGGAGTATGGTTTGGCCTATGATCTGTTGGTATCCAAGGAGCAACTGCCTTATGCCGTTGAACTGGTTAAGACGTTTCCTGAACAGCGATTTGTACTTGATCATCTAGCCAAACCCGACATAAAATCAGGTATACTCTCACCCTGGAAAGAAGCGCTTGAGTCATTGGCCGCACAACCAAATGCGTACTGTAAACTTTCAGGGATGGTGACGGAAGCAGACTGGGTAAATTGGAATCCAAAGGATTTTACAGCCTATCTGAATATCGCCATAGAAGCCTTTGGTGCAGAACGGTTAATGTTTGGGTCCGATTGGCCTGTGAGCAACGTTTCAGCTACGTATTCTGAAGTATATGGTCTTATTAATTCTCACATTAATGCCTTACCTATACTAGATCAACAGATGATTCTTGGCGGCACATGTGCTGCGTTCTATCAAATATCGTAGTGGGCAATCCGAAGCTAAACCGGTTTCAAGAAGTTGACAACTGTTCTGATTCTTGCTAAAGTTTTATCCAATCCGCATAATCATGATCTGGGAATGTTACCGATATGGGCATAACCTGAGCTGGCTTGTTTACACGTAATCGTGTACCCAGGCTGGTTCGGGTTTTTTCTATTTAAGTTGAACAACCGATTTTACACGAGACGACTGCGCGGCCAGAACAATCTTCCAATCGCTGTTATCCCCAGATTTTTTGAATCCCTTTTAAAAGGGGAAATCCGGTGATAAAGGCGAGTTTATGCTTACGAAGTAGCTTTCCATTGAAAGCTTTTAGCTCCGCTTCTCCAGATTTTTTCTGTCCTCTCCGTTTATGTGTAATTGTGTAGTTCAACTTAAATATTTTGTCTTTTTAATATTTTTCAGGATTTGAGCGGATAGCTGAATTACATATTTGGAAGGAGAATGATGATGACGAATTTTAAATTTCCTAAAGACTTTCTGTGGGGTGGAGCCATTGCTGCCAATCAGGCGGAGGGCGCGTATCTGGAAGATGGCAAAGGGCTGAGTATTGTTGACTTGCTGCCAACAGGTGAGAACCGCAGAAGTATTATGAAAGGCAATGTTCCGGCTTTTACGCCGCTCGCTACCGAGTTCTATCCTTCGCATGAAGCAATCGATTTTTATCACCGTTACCCTGAAGACATTGCTTTATTTGCCGAAATGGGATTCAAAGCACTGCGTGTCTCCATTGCTTGGGCACGGATTTTCCCGACAGGAGAAGATGCACAGCCAAATGAAGCCGGATTACAATTTTACGATAACCTGTTTGATGAATTGTTGAAAAACGGCATTGAACCTGTGGTTACATTGGCTCACTTTGATGTGCCTGTGCATCTGATCGAGAAGTATGGCAGCTGGAGAAGTCGTGAACTGGTAACTCTTTTCGAGACATACGCTACAACGGTATTCACTCGGTACAAAGACAAGGTGAAATACTGGATGACATTTAATGAGATCAACATGCTGTTACATCTTCCGTTCCTTGGGGCGGGGCTGGCGTTTAATGAAGGGGATAACATCAAGGAAATTCAATATCAGGCTGCTCACCACCAACTGGTTGCAAGTGCACTGGCAGTCAAGGCATGTCATGAGATTATTCCTGGTGCAATGATTGGGTGTATGCTCGCCGCAGGAAGCTTCTATCCGTATACTTGTAATCCGGAAGATGTGTTCCAGGGCATGGAAAAAGATAGAGAGTCCTATTTCTTCATCGATGTGCAGTCACGTGGTGAATATCCGGGTTATGCCAAACGTTTCTTCAAAGATCACGAGTTGAACATTGTTATGCAGCCGGGTGATGCGGAAATCTTGAAGAATCATACCGTAGATTATATCGGATTCAGTTATTATTCAAGTCGTACAACCAGTACCGATCCGGAAGTTATCAAAAATATGACCAGTGGTAATGTATTTGGCTCGGTAGCCAATCCATATCTGGCGAAGTCCGAGTGGGGCTGGACGATTGATCCCAAAGGATTCCGTATTACCGCCAATCAACTACATGATCGTTATCAGAAGCCGCTGTTTGTTGTTGAGAATGGATTTGGTGCCAATGACGAGGTTACACCGGAAGGTGAAGTGGATGATGCGTACCGGATTGACTACTTGAAACGACATGTAGCTGAAATGGGTGAGGCCATTCAGGATGGCGTTAACATCATTGGTTACACCAGCTGGGGACCTATTGATATTGTAAGTGCCTCCTCAGGTGAGATGAGAAAACGTTATGGCTACATTTACGTGGATCGTAATAATGAAGGTCAAGGTGAGCTGACACGACTGAAGAAGAAGAGTTTTGAGTGGTACAAAAATGTGATCGAATCCAACGGAACAAACCTGGGTGACGCGTAATTTATATTTTTCTGAATTAAAATGGTCTTGTACGGCAATAAAACATCGGAAGTTTCATCTATATAAATTGAACTAAACATTTACACAAAGCGGAGAGGACAGAAAAAATCTGGGGATAACAGCGATCGGAAGCTTGTTCTGTCATCGGAGTAGCTAGTGTAAATATTATCTAGTTCAATTTATATAACCATGGGACTTCCGTTTGTCCTCACATTGAAAGCGTTGACATATAGTCAGGTTCGCGCTATACTTGACGCAATTATATCGTTTCTGGGATTGTTACTACTCGAAGTAGGCAAAACCTAAGCACCAAAAAAAGCAGACCACCATGTCTTGTTTATTTTGTGATGCTTCAGGTTTTTTTTGTATGCCCAAAAGACGATGTATAACTGCCAAGAGAGTGGAACGTGACGGGGGGATTGAATTGAAAATAGCAAAGGTTATCAACAATAACGTCATTAGCATCTATCAGGCGGATGGAGCAGAGCTTGTGGTGATGGGACGTGGGATTGCCTTTAAGAAAAAGCCGGGGGATAAAGTAGACGAGACCCGCATCCAGAAAGTATTTGCATTGAAAAACAAACAAACATCCGATAATTTCAAAATGCTGCTGCGGGAAGTTCCGATGGAACTGATTGAAATTGTGGAAGAGATTATCACGTATGCGCGTGAGAATCTGGGTCGAAAGCTGAATGAGAACATCTATGTATCTCTTACAGACCATATTAACTTCGCCATCGAACGTTATCGGGAAGGCGTGGAGATCAAGAACGCATTAATGTGGGAGATCAAACAGTTGTACAAGTCCGAATTCGAACTGGGCCTGAGGACGCTGGAACAGATCAACACCCGAATGAATATTGAGCTTCCACCCGATGAAGCCGCTTTTATTGCTCTTCATATTGTTAACGCAGAGATGAACGAAGAAGTTATTACAACGATGAATATTACGAAGTTTATCCAGCAGATTATTAATATAGCGAAATATCATTTCAAAATGGAATTTGATGAGGACTCTCTCAGTTATTTTCGCTTTATCACACATCTGAAGTTCTTCTCCCAGCGTGTGCTCAGTGGTACGCATTACGACAACAACTATGATCATTTCTATGACATGATTAAGGAGAAACATCCGGATGCCGCAGCGTGCATGGAGAAAATTGAGTTGTTTGTCAAAAAAGAGTACAACCATGAGCTGACCAATGAAGAAAAGTTGTATCTGACGGTTCATATCGAACGAGTGGTTAATCGATAATATTTAAATGTTGACAAAAATGGTTTTATTATAATAATATGTGATTAACAGGAATTGAATACGATTTAACTGGGATTGTTACTGGTTATGCAGGCAAAACCTAAGTCATGAGAAGGTCAGGACCATTGTGTCCCCTTGCTCAAGGCTTAGGTTTTTTGCGTGCAAAAAAATCGGTAAGAGGCCTGTTTGAGAAAAAGTGGGGGTGCAGAGTATGAGTCAAGAGAAACTGGCCAAAGAGATTGTAGAACTGGTTGGCGGTGAGAAAAATGTGGAATCGCTGGTTCATTGTGCAACACGATTACGGTTTGTATTGAAGGACGATGCCAAGGCAGACAAAGCCAAACTGGAGAAAACAGAGGGCATTATTGCAGTCAAAGAAAATGGAGGACAGTTCCAGGTTGTTGTTGGTAACAAGGTGCCTGAAGTCTATAGTGCCATTGGACAGATCAGTAACATTCTGGACGATTCGTCAGATAAAGAAAAACCTCGCAAAGCAGCCAAAGGGCTCGGGGGGATTATCGATATCATATCCAGCATCTTTGCACCACTTCTGGGTGTTATGGCGGGAGCCGGTATTCTAAAAGGGTTATTGTTGATTGCAAGCAATATTGGATGGCTGGAAACGACAGAAACAACATATACGATCTTGTATGCAGCAGCAGATAGTCTCTTCTACTTCCTGCCTCTGTTGTTAGCGGTTACAACAGCACGTAAATTCCAGGGAAATATGTTTGTCGCGATGACGATTGCAGGAGCACTGATCTATCCGTCCATCGTCACGTTGAAATCAGAGGGAACACCAACGGATTTCTTCGGTATCCCTGTCATCTTGATGAACTATTCATCTACAGTTATTCCTATCATTTTAGCTGTCATTGTCATGAGCAAGTTGGAAAAGTTCTTTAATAAAACACTTCACGATAGTGTGAAAAACTTTGTTACGCCATTGTTTTTGCTAGTGATTATGGTACCTCTGACATTGCTTGTATTTGGACCATTTGGCGTATACGTTGGTAATGGAATTGCAGCTGGACTGGTTGCCGCATTTGGATTCAGTCCATTGCTCGCAGGAGCCGTTATGGGTGCAAGCTGGCAGCTGCTCGTTATCTTCGGAATACACTGGGGTCTGATTCCGGTATTTATCAACAACGTTGCAGTGTATGGACAGGATGGTGTTAAACCCGCTGCGACAGCTTCGATCTTTGCTCAAACGGGTGCTGCTTTTGGGGTTATGTTGAAAACAAAGAACAAAAAACTGAAAACGCTGGCTGGATCATCCACGTTGACGGCTTTGTTCGGTATTACGGAACCGGCCATCTATGGGGTAACATTACCACTGAAACGTCCATTCATTGCAGGCGTAATCGGTGGTGCAGTTGGTGGAGCTATCATTGGTCAAGCAGGTACATTGGCATTTGCATCCGGTGCACCAGGGTTGCTGACCCTGCCAATCTTCTACGGACCAGGTGGACAAGGTTTCCCAGGATTGATTCTGGGTATCGTAGTATCCTTTGTTGTTTCGGCTGTACTAACGTACATCATGGGCTTCAAAGATCCGGTTGAAGAAGAAATAAAAACCGAATCTACGACATCCGATCAGCAATCTGTTCGTGCAACGAATGCTTCGGACGAAATTGTATTTAGCCCAATTGAAGGAACGATTGTTGAATTGTCGGAAGTTCCGGATCCGGCCTTTGCATCGGGAGCAATGGGTAAAGGGATCGCGATTGAGCCAACTGTGGGCAGAGTTGTAGCGCCTTTTGACGGCACAGTTACCGTTGCATTCAAGAAAAAACATGCCTTGGCTGTAGTATCAGACACCGGTGCTGAGATATTGGTTCACGTGGGAGTTGATACCGTTAAATTGGACGGACAGCATTTTGTGTCCCATATCAAGGAAGGGGACAGGGTCCAAGCGGGAGATCTGTTGCTTGAGTTCGATATTGCACAGATTAAGGCTGCTGGTTATCACACGGTAACGCCGATTATCGTAACGAATTCCGCCAACTACGAGGAAGTAATTCCACAGGCTACAGGTCAGGTTCATAGCCAGGAACTTCTATTGAAATTAAGTAGCGGTAATGACCAGGAACAAAAGTAGTTTGATGTACTAATCTGATGGTGTAGTGTTTTCATCGTTCCGTTGACATGGTGGAATTGGAAAATTATAATTAGAATTGTACATCTATACATGATAATGAAAGGTGGATTATTGAATATGACACATGCAATGAGACTGCGCTTCCTTCCTTTGAATCGGTAATTGAATACGTTCAAAGGCTCTGACTATTGGTTCAGAGTAAACGGGATCAGTCTGTCGTTTTCAATCATCCTGACCTTAAGATAAGTGTTATACTCGCTTACCCGTTTACGTTGAATCACAGGCCGTGGCCTGTGATTCTTTGTTTTTTTTCTTCTGATTATCTTACTCAGGTAAATAATTAGGTAAAGGCGCTCAATACAGACTACTGGAGGTAACCGCTATGATGACGTTACTGTTCTATTGATACGAGCTGGCACGATAAGCTCGTATCGATAGAAGCGTGCTTCGCTATCGATACGAAATAATTCTTATTTCGGAGGTAGCGAATATGGAAAAGATATGTTTTGAATTAGAACAGGTTGAGATGACCTATATGGATAAAGTAATACTGAACATTGAGCGACTGGCTGTGCATCAACTGGATCGCATTGGTGTAGTGGGTGGTAATGGTCAGGGTAAAAGTACATTGTTGAAACTCATTGCAGGACAGATCCAGCCCACAGTTGGAAAGGTAAAACGTTACGCAGAGTTCGGGTATTTGGAACAAGTTGAACCGCCCCAGTCTAACGAAAGTATCGAAGTTGACGGGGCTTTACTCAGTAAATTAGCGATACCTCAACACGATCAGCCATGGAGTGGTGGAGAACAGACCCGTCTAAAACTGGCTCAAATGTTCACTCATTATCATGAAGTACTGTTACTGGATGAACCAACGACACACCTGGATCAAGAGGGCATTACATTTTTGCTGGATGAATTGCGTTATTATTATGGGGCGCTTGTGCTGATCAGTCATGATCGTGCGGTTCTGGATGAACTGGTGACCACGATCTGGGAAATCCATCAAGGTGAGGTTCGCGTATATTCCGGCAACTATAGTGATTATCAGGCACAGAAGAGGCTGGAGCGTGAACAACAAAACCAGGCCCATGAGCAGTTTTCCAAGGAGAAAAGACGATTGGAGCTGGCCGCTCGGGAAAAGATGAAGAAAGCCGAGAAAATAACGCAGGCCGGAAGCATGTCCAAAAAAGAATCCAAGGCAAAAACAAACCGTATGGTTGAAACCAAATCCAAAGGCACCAGCCAAAAAGCGGTGCACCGCGCAGCCAAAGCGATTGAACAGCGGATGCAACAACTTCACGAGGTAAAAGCGGTGCAAGAGGATCGGCCTATGATCTTCCGTCAGCCAAAGACACTGGAGCTGCACAATCGATTTCCGATTATGGCAGATCGCCTTACACTTGAGGTGGATGGAAACATATTGTTGGAGGATGTAAGTTTTCAAATTCCATTAAAACAAAAAATAGCGATAACCGGAGCCAATGGCAGTGGGAAA
This Paenibacillus xylanexedens DNA region includes the following protein-coding sequences:
- a CDS encoding sucrose-specific PTS transporter subunit IIBC; this translates as MSENQRIAQEVIHAIGGKENIASFAHCATRLRIMVKDKEKIDQKTVENIEKVKGAFFNSGQYQIIFGTGTVNRIFEEVEKLGIEGTSKDDVKSQGKKEGNAFQRAIRTFGDVFVPIIPVLVATGLFMGLRGLLTQNEILALFGATPDDISANFLLFTQILTDTAFAFLPALVAWSAFRVFGGSPVLGIVLGLMLVNPALPNAYAVADGSAQPLHMFGFIPVVGYQGSVLPAFFVGLIGAKFEKVLRRRVPEALDLILTPFITLTVMITLGLFAIGPVFHSLEEWVLHGTTAVLDLPFGIAGIIIGFFHQIIVVTGVHHIFNFLEIQLLEKTGFNPFNAIITCAMAAQGAACLAVGLKTKNMKLKALALPSSLSAFLGITEPAIFGVNLRYMKPFIMGLVGGGVGGFIASLFHLQGTGMAVTVIPGTLLYLNSQLPLYILSNVVAMAIAFTLTWFFGYKDQLVAEESASNDNSGVTSTEVKAVESNPRINSVTDAVTSNRPKVDFLEIASPMNGTVVSLEQVPDPAFSEKHMGEGIAIEPSEGKVYAPFDGVIAHVMNKSKHAVILEHETGVQMLVHIGINTVGLKGTGFTAHVNSGDRVTAGQLLIEFDMDVIQAAGLPLITPVLIPSGNETIATVTATSSGHVQANGEAVLVVKFKEPQ
- a CDS encoding cellulase family glycosylhydrolase; the encoded protein is MKKNRKSVLSLTLVTAMILSLFSSAMASAATDNSEQASASPAPSKMQTYVNAMEPGWNLGNSLDAVGEDETAWGNPRITKELIQSIAAEGYNSIRIPVTWEAHIGDAPDYIIDSAYINRVQEVVNWALDADLYVMINLHHDSWRWISYMEKDHDNVLARYNSAWTQIADKFKDASDKLMFESVNEPRFSEGGTTDAAIGYRMLDELNTSFHKIVRTSGGNNETRPLVLPTMHTSSAQPDLDELNKTIQKLNDSNIIATVHYYGFWPFSVNIAGYTKYNEEVQKDVTDTFDRVYNAFTAKGIPVIVGEYGLLGFDQHTGVIEQGEKLKFFEFVGQYLRQKQMTTMLWDNGQHFGRTSFTWSDQELFDTMKASWTGRSSTAETDLVYLKQNEAIQDKKVKLNLNGNKFNSLKNGTTPLVRGKDYTIKKDVLTLKSNLLTKLTTSGDLGVNATLTAGFNEGADWNFNIIKYDTPKLNDATGTTSAFAIPTTFNGNQLATMEATYANGENAGPQNWTSFKEFSYTFSPDYERNVIELKPNFFNETNDGEVTLKFHFWNGDVLTYKITKNGTSVVGVAS
- a CDS encoding amidohydrolase family protein produces the protein MKLDAHQHFWEYNVAEYGWIGEEMKTIRQSFLPEDLEPLLVQSGLDGCIAVQARQSLTETEWLLQLADRHECIKGVVGWVDLCSDEVRNQLELFASNPYLKGVRHVIQDEPDLKYVLREDFQRGISLLKEYGLAYDLLVSKEQLPYAVELVKTFPEQRFVLDHLAKPDIKSGILSPWKEALESLAAQPNAYCKLSGMVTEADWVNWNPKDFTAYLNIAIEAFGAERLMFGSDWPVSNVSATYSEVYGLINSHINALPILDQQMILGGTCAAFYQIS
- a CDS encoding 6-phospho-beta-glucosidase, which codes for MTNFKFPKDFLWGGAIAANQAEGAYLEDGKGLSIVDLLPTGENRRSIMKGNVPAFTPLATEFYPSHEAIDFYHRYPEDIALFAEMGFKALRVSIAWARIFPTGEDAQPNEAGLQFYDNLFDELLKNGIEPVVTLAHFDVPVHLIEKYGSWRSRELVTLFETYATTVFTRYKDKVKYWMTFNEINMLLHLPFLGAGLAFNEGDNIKEIQYQAAHHQLVASALAVKACHEIIPGAMIGCMLAAGSFYPYTCNPEDVFQGMEKDRESYFFIDVQSRGEYPGYAKRFFKDHELNIVMQPGDAEILKNHTVDYIGFSYYSSRTTSTDPEVIKNMTSGNVFGSVANPYLAKSEWGWTIDPKGFRITANQLHDRYQKPLFVVENGFGANDEVTPEGEVDDAYRIDYLKRHVAEMGEAIQDGVNIIGYTSWGPIDIVSASSGEMRKRYGYIYVDRNNEGQGELTRLKKKSFEWYKNVIESNGTNLGDA
- the licT gene encoding BglG family transcription antiterminator LicT, with the protein product MKIAKVINNNVISIYQADGAELVVMGRGIAFKKKPGDKVDETRIQKVFALKNKQTSDNFKMLLREVPMELIEIVEEIITYARENLGRKLNENIYVSLTDHINFAIERYREGVEIKNALMWEIKQLYKSEFELGLRTLEQINTRMNIELPPDEAAFIALHIVNAEMNEEVITTMNITKFIQQIINIAKYHFKMEFDEDSLSYFRFITHLKFFSQRVLSGTHYDNNYDHFYDMIKEKHPDAAACMEKIELFVKKEYNHELTNEEKLYLTVHIERVVNR
- a CDS encoding beta-glucoside-specific PTS transporter subunit IIABC, with protein sequence MSQEKLAKEIVELVGGEKNVESLVHCATRLRFVLKDDAKADKAKLEKTEGIIAVKENGGQFQVVVGNKVPEVYSAIGQISNILDDSSDKEKPRKAAKGLGGIIDIISSIFAPLLGVMAGAGILKGLLLIASNIGWLETTETTYTILYAAADSLFYFLPLLLAVTTARKFQGNMFVAMTIAGALIYPSIVTLKSEGTPTDFFGIPVILMNYSSTVIPIILAVIVMSKLEKFFNKTLHDSVKNFVTPLFLLVIMVPLTLLVFGPFGVYVGNGIAAGLVAAFGFSPLLAGAVMGASWQLLVIFGIHWGLIPVFINNVAVYGQDGVKPAATASIFAQTGAAFGVMLKTKNKKLKTLAGSSTLTALFGITEPAIYGVTLPLKRPFIAGVIGGAVGGAIIGQAGTLAFASGAPGLLTLPIFYGPGGQGFPGLILGIVVSFVVSAVLTYIMGFKDPVEEEIKTESTTSDQQSVRATNASDEIVFSPIEGTIVELSEVPDPAFASGAMGKGIAIEPTVGRVVAPFDGTVTVAFKKKHALAVVSDTGAEILVHVGVDTVKLDGQHFVSHIKEGDRVQAGDLLLEFDIAQIKAAGYHTVTPIIVTNSANYEEVIPQATGQVHSQELLLKLSSGNDQEQK